Proteins from one Cryptomeria japonica chromosome 4, Sugi_1.0, whole genome shotgun sequence genomic window:
- the LOC131028520 gene encoding pentatricopeptide repeat-containing protein At2g17140 isoform X2 — protein MVSQLRQLCHNLYEEEDAEIAVPALWNLVIKLAKAGFVDDAYASFEELKKKYNNGVALNVRIFNVLLEAFLKKDRPEMVPMLYREMRSRKIQPDAFTFNIMVQALCAVDRVDDAQTLVQKMDVKGCAPNVFTYTILAKGLCERSRTDRALELLAEMRLRGCNPNIVTYNTVIDGLCKEDNVEKAQQLVEQQIPDDGCVPNVITYNSLINGFCKVGKIESALKILKDMEDKLLPGPDTTSFNTILDAFCKQGKLKKAYKIMEHMKGIGHTCNVVSYNIILGGLAKLGRISEARRVFEEMIGDNIAPDVVSYNILVDGMCREGMVSDAKMMLKAMTGNGIKADTVTYSTMLDAYCKRGKIVQARELLGEMLRKGLLPNTATYNILIQSATKEGRISEAEKLLQKMRDRGLTPNTITCNIIIQSLCKNGELDKAIQIMESMWLQGSNAIVANGNIDEEVSLGLVNENKIESCFPNAVTYSTVIDGLCKEDRMDEAKIRFVEMLEKGIKSDAIVYSTLIDGFCKHGELSMAFKLLNEMQTRGCVPTRGTYNILMQGLCSKGEIDRAYKLLEHMQKKGYAPDAYTYGMIMNCLCEGSKLNKAQALLEELWQKSFVLNASLFHTLIDGFCKAGKVNDAWKLLKRAETVSTLDSISYGTLFNALCKHGKPFDAQSILDIILEKSFKLDGISYVELIRNLCKEEKLDEARTILNKMIDKGYTFDSAAYIPLINIYDKLGKRNEVSKLCDAMMDMATRHDASNGRAPHPKEDFSFRENYWHSLLHRDEGSAVATKAIKRIAEGWGRGNVEDISSHIWQSE, from the exons ATGGTTTCCCAACTCAGACAACTGTGCCAtaatttgtatgaagaagaagaCGCAGAGATTGCTGTTCCAGCACTTTGGAACCTTGTGATAAAATTGGCAAAAGCTGGATTTGTGGATGATGCATATGCAAGCTTCGAGGAGCTGAAGAAAAAATACAACAATGGTGTTGCTCTGAATGTCAGGATTTTTAATGTATTATTGGAAGCTTTTTTGAAGAAGGACAGGCCAGAGATGGTTCCTATGCTCTACAG GGAAATGCGAAGTAGAAAAATCCAACCAGATGCATTTACATTTAATATTATGGTTCAGGCCTTGTGTGCTGTGGATAGGGTGGATGATGCCCAAACTCTGGTGCAGAAAATGGATGTAAAGGGTTGTGCTCCCAATGTTTTTACATACACCATTTTGGCCAAAGGATTATGTGAGAGAAGCAGAACAGACCGAGCTTTGGAGCTGTTGGCAGAAATGAGGTTACGTGGGTGCAATCCTAATATTGTAACATACAACACTGTTATTGATGGTCTCTGCAAGGAGGATAATGTGGAGAAGGCACAACAGCTGGTTGAACAACAAATTCCAGATGATGGATGTGTTCCCAATGTCATTACGTACAATTCTTTGATTAATGGCTTCTGTAAAGTGGGGAAGATAGAGAGTGCGTTGAAAATACTCAAAGACATGGAGGATAAGCTGCTTCCTGGCCCTGACACAACTTCTTTTAACACGATTCTTGATGCATTCTGCAAGCAAGGTAAACTGAAGAAAGCCTATAAGATTATGGAGCACATGAAGGGCATTGGACATACTTGTAATGTGGTTTCTTACAACATTATTTTAGGTGGACTGGCCAAACTAGGGAGGATTTCTGAGGCTCGTAGGGTCTTTGAAGAAATGATTGGGGATAATATTGCTCCAGATGTAGTCTCCTACAACATATTAGTGGATGGCATGTGCAGAGAGGGCATGGTGTCTGATGCAAAGATGATGTTGAAAGCAATGACAGGAAATGGAATCAAAGCAGACACTGTAACATACAGCACAATGCTTGATGCATATTGCAAGAGAGGTAAGATTGTGCAGGCAAGAGAGTTGCTAGGTGAAATGTTGAGGAAAGGTCTTTTACCTAATACGGCTACTTACAATATATTGATCCAGAGTGCTACTAAAGAGGGCAGGATATCAGAAGCAGAAAAACTTTTGCAGAAAATGAGGGATAGAGGCCTTACTCCAAATACCATAACCTGTAATATCATAATTCAAAGCCTCTGTAAAAATGGTGAACTAGACAAAGCTATTCAAATTATGGAATCAATGTGGCTACAGGGCAGTAATGCTATTGTGGCTAATGGCAACATCGATGAGGAGGTCTCTTTGGGACTagtaaatgaaaataaaattgaaagTTGCTTTCCTAATGCTGTCACTTATTCCACAGTCATTGATGGCTTATGCAAAGAGGACAGAATGGATGAAGCAAAGATACGATTTGTTGAGATGTTGGAGAAAGGCATCAAATCGGATGCAATTGTTTATAGTACCCTAATAGATGGATTTTGTAAGCATGGAGAATTGTCGATGGCTTTCAAACTCTTAAATGAGATGCAAACAAGGGGATGTGTTCCCACAAGAGGAACCTACAATATATTGATGCAGGGTCTTTGCAGTAAAGGGGAGATAGACAGGGCTTATAAATTGTTAGAACACATGCAAAAGAAAGGTTATGCACCTGATGCATATACTTATGGCATGATAATGAATTGCCTTTGTGAAGGAAGCAAACTGAACAAAGCTCAAGCCCTTTTAGAGGAGTTGTGGCAGAAAAGCTTTGTCCTCAATGCTTCTTTGTTCCACACACTCATTGATGGTTTTTGCAAGGCAGGCAAGGTGAACGATGCTTGGAAGCTTTTGAAAAGAGCAGAGACAGTATCTACTCTTGATTCAATCTCCTATGGTACGCTGTTCAATGCACTTTGTAAACATGGAAAACCATTTGATGCTCAGTCCATTCTTGATATAATTTTGGAGAAGAGCTTTAAACTAGATGGTATTTCTTATGTGGAACTGATCCGTAACCTGTGTAAGGAGGAGAAGTTAGATGAGGCAAGAACCATCTTGAATAAAATGATAGACAAAGGCTACACTTTTGATTCTGCTGCATATATCCCATTAATCAACATATATGATAAGCTAGGTAAAAGGAATGAAGTTAGTAAACTCTGTGATGCTATGATGGACATGGCTACTCGCCATGATGCATCCAATGGAAGAGCGCCCCACCCAAAGGAAGATTTTAGTTTTAGAGAAAATTATTGGCACTCTTTATTGCATAG GGATGAAGGAAGCGCTGTAGCAACAAAAGCTATAAAGAGAATAGCTGAAGGCTGGGGTCGGGGCAACGTAGAGGACATTTCATCACACATATGGCAGTCTGAATAG
- the LOC131028520 gene encoding pentatricopeptide repeat-containing protein At2g17140 isoform X1 produces MSKHLVTRLCALFSEHEFRWVSNLENALTDLIDPQILTPSLVAEVLHRNEKHPSLAWRFYKWVLGEKDAHCSHSLASIRAISDILCKAKMVSQLRQLCHNLYEEEDAEIAVPALWNLVIKLAKAGFVDDAYASFEELKKKYNNGVALNVRIFNVLLEAFLKKDRPEMVPMLYREMRSRKIQPDAFTFNIMVQALCAVDRVDDAQTLVQKMDVKGCAPNVFTYTILAKGLCERSRTDRALELLAEMRLRGCNPNIVTYNTVIDGLCKEDNVEKAQQLVEQQIPDDGCVPNVITYNSLINGFCKVGKIESALKILKDMEDKLLPGPDTTSFNTILDAFCKQGKLKKAYKIMEHMKGIGHTCNVVSYNIILGGLAKLGRISEARRVFEEMIGDNIAPDVVSYNILVDGMCREGMVSDAKMMLKAMTGNGIKADTVTYSTMLDAYCKRGKIVQARELLGEMLRKGLLPNTATYNILIQSATKEGRISEAEKLLQKMRDRGLTPNTITCNIIIQSLCKNGELDKAIQIMESMWLQGSNAIVANGNIDEEVSLGLVNENKIESCFPNAVTYSTVIDGLCKEDRMDEAKIRFVEMLEKGIKSDAIVYSTLIDGFCKHGELSMAFKLLNEMQTRGCVPTRGTYNILMQGLCSKGEIDRAYKLLEHMQKKGYAPDAYTYGMIMNCLCEGSKLNKAQALLEELWQKSFVLNASLFHTLIDGFCKAGKVNDAWKLLKRAETVSTLDSISYGTLFNALCKHGKPFDAQSILDIILEKSFKLDGISYVELIRNLCKEEKLDEARTILNKMIDKGYTFDSAAYIPLINIYDKLGKRNEVSKLCDAMMDMATRHDASNGRAPHPKEDFSFRENYWHSLLHRDEGSAVATKAIKRIAEGWGRGNVEDISSHIWQSE; encoded by the exons ATGTCGAAGCACCTAGTAACTAGGCTCTGCGCGCTGTTTTCTGAACACGAATTTCGGTGGGTTTCTAATCTGGAGAATGCTTTGACTGACTTAATAGACCCACAAATCCTCACACCATCTCTTGTTGCAGAGGTTCTTCACAGAAATGAAAAGCACCCTTCTTTGGCGTGGAGATTTTACAAGTGGGTATTGGGGGAAAAAGATGCTCATTGTAGTCACAGTTTAGCATCAATCAGAGCCATTTCTGACATCCTCTGCAAAGCAAAAATGGTTTCCCAACTCAGACAACTGTGCCAtaatttgtatgaagaagaagaCGCAGAGATTGCTGTTCCAGCACTTTGGAACCTTGTGATAAAATTGGCAAAAGCTGGATTTGTGGATGATGCATATGCAAGCTTCGAGGAGCTGAAGAAAAAATACAACAATGGTGTTGCTCTGAATGTCAGGATTTTTAATGTATTATTGGAAGCTTTTTTGAAGAAGGACAGGCCAGAGATGGTTCCTATGCTCTACAG GGAAATGCGAAGTAGAAAAATCCAACCAGATGCATTTACATTTAATATTATGGTTCAGGCCTTGTGTGCTGTGGATAGGGTGGATGATGCCCAAACTCTGGTGCAGAAAATGGATGTAAAGGGTTGTGCTCCCAATGTTTTTACATACACCATTTTGGCCAAAGGATTATGTGAGAGAAGCAGAACAGACCGAGCTTTGGAGCTGTTGGCAGAAATGAGGTTACGTGGGTGCAATCCTAATATTGTAACATACAACACTGTTATTGATGGTCTCTGCAAGGAGGATAATGTGGAGAAGGCACAACAGCTGGTTGAACAACAAATTCCAGATGATGGATGTGTTCCCAATGTCATTACGTACAATTCTTTGATTAATGGCTTCTGTAAAGTGGGGAAGATAGAGAGTGCGTTGAAAATACTCAAAGACATGGAGGATAAGCTGCTTCCTGGCCCTGACACAACTTCTTTTAACACGATTCTTGATGCATTCTGCAAGCAAGGTAAACTGAAGAAAGCCTATAAGATTATGGAGCACATGAAGGGCATTGGACATACTTGTAATGTGGTTTCTTACAACATTATTTTAGGTGGACTGGCCAAACTAGGGAGGATTTCTGAGGCTCGTAGGGTCTTTGAAGAAATGATTGGGGATAATATTGCTCCAGATGTAGTCTCCTACAACATATTAGTGGATGGCATGTGCAGAGAGGGCATGGTGTCTGATGCAAAGATGATGTTGAAAGCAATGACAGGAAATGGAATCAAAGCAGACACTGTAACATACAGCACAATGCTTGATGCATATTGCAAGAGAGGTAAGATTGTGCAGGCAAGAGAGTTGCTAGGTGAAATGTTGAGGAAAGGTCTTTTACCTAATACGGCTACTTACAATATATTGATCCAGAGTGCTACTAAAGAGGGCAGGATATCAGAAGCAGAAAAACTTTTGCAGAAAATGAGGGATAGAGGCCTTACTCCAAATACCATAACCTGTAATATCATAATTCAAAGCCTCTGTAAAAATGGTGAACTAGACAAAGCTATTCAAATTATGGAATCAATGTGGCTACAGGGCAGTAATGCTATTGTGGCTAATGGCAACATCGATGAGGAGGTCTCTTTGGGACTagtaaatgaaaataaaattgaaagTTGCTTTCCTAATGCTGTCACTTATTCCACAGTCATTGATGGCTTATGCAAAGAGGACAGAATGGATGAAGCAAAGATACGATTTGTTGAGATGTTGGAGAAAGGCATCAAATCGGATGCAATTGTTTATAGTACCCTAATAGATGGATTTTGTAAGCATGGAGAATTGTCGATGGCTTTCAAACTCTTAAATGAGATGCAAACAAGGGGATGTGTTCCCACAAGAGGAACCTACAATATATTGATGCAGGGTCTTTGCAGTAAAGGGGAGATAGACAGGGCTTATAAATTGTTAGAACACATGCAAAAGAAAGGTTATGCACCTGATGCATATACTTATGGCATGATAATGAATTGCCTTTGTGAAGGAAGCAAACTGAACAAAGCTCAAGCCCTTTTAGAGGAGTTGTGGCAGAAAAGCTTTGTCCTCAATGCTTCTTTGTTCCACACACTCATTGATGGTTTTTGCAAGGCAGGCAAGGTGAACGATGCTTGGAAGCTTTTGAAAAGAGCAGAGACAGTATCTACTCTTGATTCAATCTCCTATGGTACGCTGTTCAATGCACTTTGTAAACATGGAAAACCATTTGATGCTCAGTCCATTCTTGATATAATTTTGGAGAAGAGCTTTAAACTAGATGGTATTTCTTATGTGGAACTGATCCGTAACCTGTGTAAGGAGGAGAAGTTAGATGAGGCAAGAACCATCTTGAATAAAATGATAGACAAAGGCTACACTTTTGATTCTGCTGCATATATCCCATTAATCAACATATATGATAAGCTAGGTAAAAGGAATGAAGTTAGTAAACTCTGTGATGCTATGATGGACATGGCTACTCGCCATGATGCATCCAATGGAAGAGCGCCCCACCCAAAGGAAGATTTTAGTTTTAGAGAAAATTATTGGCACTCTTTATTGCATAG GGATGAAGGAAGCGCTGTAGCAACAAAAGCTATAAAGAGAATAGCTGAAGGCTGGGGTCGGGGCAACGTAGAGGACATTTCATCACACATATGGCAGTCTGAATAG